The Deltaproteobacteria bacterium genome includes a window with the following:
- a CDS encoding SDR family NAD(P)-dependent oxidoreductase, with protein sequence DMEADLGIDSIKRVEILGAMRERFPHLPELEAAELAELKTLGQVASRLSGGVTDAPGKLSVPTPSPAPSEMKSASLPENLVSVAVARELPSPDRIFPDFPQGGIVIVSDDGTGLAGALGASLEGLGLAPVILSCAPPVNGKRRIEWNGESEDDLAQIIAGLAGNGGIISGCVFAMPPDRAKSTYGPMSAFLLAKHLAPFLNIKDTAGRRFFVTVSRMDGCLGTGGADFDSIHGCLSGLAKTAGLEWENVFCRAIDIEPGLDLSLEAEFISGEILDPDLRITETGRGTRGRMTLDFRPAVLSDTASMPAPENPVFLVSGGARGVTAACVTALAQKWGGRYILAGRSQHFTTEPDWAQNASSEGQLKEAAVRHLQGTGEKPSPKAVTALVREVSASREISRTLSEIRRAGGEAIYIKADATDPAALASALAPITAETGPITGLIHGAGVIHDKPLHQKDAADFIKVFKTKTDGLAALMNCVDPASLKHLVTFSSAAGFFGNPGQCDYSMANEALNKAALAFSKKHPGCRVVSFNWGPIDGGMVGPELKSHFEKRGVDVVPLAHCTEIFTRALSGGNETGIQLLVGSSMQEADSNREIVGEHRAVATFGLAAAPFLADHAIGEKPVLPTVCAISVLAEACERLYPGFHAAKVSDYRLFTGVTLDPSKNSALEVSVRQTSKNGNGLAFDVSVTGTNGKKGVNHYGATVKLLPGRPEPPTYLHFVSIPQNAENGTVFYQDKTLFHGPRFRVVEKVIHRSEKKLTALCRAPRVCASELGRFATDSMNPFAADALLQCLLVWIRRTLSLPSLPTAAACVENFRPVKPGDAFYVSLDVTRAELPTVTADITAHDEDGLVLFRISGAQATASESLNKHF encoded by the coding sequence GGACATGGAGGCCGACCTTGGAATCGACTCGATAAAGCGCGTGGAAATCCTGGGAGCCATGCGGGAGCGCTTCCCCCACCTTCCGGAGTTGGAAGCGGCCGAGCTTGCCGAGTTGAAGACTTTGGGGCAGGTTGCGTCAAGGCTTTCGGGCGGCGTAACGGACGCGCCGGGGAAACTTTCCGTTCCCACGCCATCGCCTGCGCCATCTGAAATGAAATCCGCAAGCCTTCCGGAAAATCTGGTCTCCGTGGCAGTCGCGCGTGAGCTTCCCTCGCCTGACCGGATTTTTCCCGATTTTCCCCAGGGCGGAATCGTCATCGTAAGCGACGACGGAACCGGGCTCGCCGGAGCCTTGGGGGCGTCCCTTGAAGGGCTTGGCCTTGCCCCGGTGATCCTCTCATGCGCCCCGCCGGTCAACGGAAAGCGCCGGATTGAATGGAACGGCGAATCCGAAGACGACCTTGCGCAAATCATCGCCGGTCTTGCCGGAAACGGCGGGATAATCTCCGGCTGCGTGTTCGCCATGCCGCCAGACCGAGCAAAATCAACCTATGGCCCCATGTCGGCCTTTCTCCTGGCCAAGCACCTTGCGCCTTTCCTCAATATTAAGGACACGGCGGGCAGGCGCTTTTTCGTGACGGTGAGCCGCATGGACGGCTGCCTTGGAACAGGCGGTGCGGACTTCGATTCCATCCACGGCTGCCTTTCCGGCCTTGCCAAGACGGCGGGCCTGGAGTGGGAAAACGTGTTCTGCAGGGCCATCGACATCGAACCGGGGCTTGACCTGTCCCTTGAAGCAGAATTCATCTCCGGGGAAATCCTGGACCCCGACCTTCGGATAACGGAAACCGGACGCGGAACACGCGGGCGGATGACCCTGGATTTCCGCCCGGCGGTTCTTTCCGACACGGCCTCGATGCCCGCTCCCGAAAACCCTGTGTTTTTGGTTTCAGGCGGGGCGCGGGGGGTGACGGCGGCCTGCGTCACCGCCCTGGCGCAAAAATGGGGCGGGCGCTACATACTGGCCGGGCGCTCGCAACATTTTACGACCGAGCCTGACTGGGCGCAAAACGCATCAAGTGAAGGGCAACTGAAGGAAGCCGCCGTCCGCCACCTTCAAGGCACGGGTGAAAAGCCCTCCCCCAAGGCGGTAACGGCCCTGGTTCGCGAGGTTTCAGCCTCCCGCGAGATAAGCCGCACCCTTTCCGAAATCAGACGGGCAGGAGGCGAGGCTATCTATATCAAGGCCGACGCAACCGATCCAGCCGCGCTCGCCTCCGCACTGGCCCCCATAACAGCAGAAACCGGCCCCATTACAGGGCTGATTCACGGAGCGGGCGTTATCCACGACAAGCCCTTGCACCAGAAGGACGCCGCCGATTTCATCAAGGTTTTCAAAACCAAGACCGACGGCCTTGCCGCGCTGATGAACTGCGTGGACCCCGCCAGTCTGAAGCATCTTGTAACGTTCTCGTCCGCAGCGGGCTTTTTCGGCAACCCCGGCCAGTGCGATTATTCAATGGCCAACGAGGCCCTGAACAAGGCTGCTCTCGCCTTTTCCAAAAAACATCCCGGCTGCCGCGTGGTCTCCTTCAACTGGGGGCCGATAGACGGCGGCATGGTGGGTCCCGAACTCAAGAGCCACTTTGAAAAGCGCGGCGTTGATGTGGTTCCTCTGGCCCATTGCACCGAAATCTTCACCCGCGCGCTTTCGGGCGGAAACGAAACCGGAATCCAGCTTTTGGTTGGAAGCTCCATGCAGGAGGCCGATTCAAACCGCGAAATCGTGGGAGAACACCGGGCAGTGGCGACCTTTGGCCTTGCAGCAGCACCCTTTCTGGCCGACCATGCCATAGGCGAAAAGCCGGTGCTTCCCACGGTGTGCGCCATATCGGTTCTGGCCGAGGCCTGCGAGCGGCTTTACCCCGGCTTCCACGCGGCGAAGGTCTCGGACTACCGTCTGTTTACGGGAGTCACGCTTGACCCGTCCAAAAACTCCGCCCTGGAAGTGTCCGTGCGGCAGACATCCAAAAACGGCAACGGGCTTGCCTTTGACGTCTCCGTAACAGGAACCAACGGGAAAAAAGGCGTTAACCATTACGGGGCCACGGTAAAACTGCTTCCAGGCCGCCCGGAGCCGCCCACGTACCTGCATTTCGTGAGCATTCCTCAAAACGCAGAGAACGGAACGGTTTTCTACCAGGATAAAACCCTTTTCCACGGCCCGCGCTTCCGGGTGGTGGAAAAGGTCATCCACCGCAGCGAAAAAAAACTCACCGCCCTGTGCCGGGCTCCCAGGGTCTGCGCTTCCGAGCTTGGCCGGTTTGCAACGGATTCCATGAACCCCTTTGCGGCGGACGCCCTTTTGCAATGCCTTCTTGTATGGATAAGGCGCACCCTTTCCCTTCCAAGCCTTCCAACCGCAGCGGCCTGCGTGGAAAACTTCCGGCCCGTAAAACCCGGCGACGCCTTTTACGTGTCCTTGGACGTCACCCGCGCCGAGCTTCCCACGGTCACCGCCGACATAACAGCCCACGACGAGGACGGCCTCGTGCTATTCCGCATTTCGGGCGCGCAGGCCACGGCTTCCGAAAGCCTGAACAAGCATTTTTAG